In Dama dama isolate Ldn47 chromosome 22, ASM3311817v1, whole genome shotgun sequence, the genomic window taggttcttattagctatctattttatcagaaactaatataatattgtatattaattatGACAGtataagtgttagtcagtcatgtccaactctttgcgaccccatgaactatagctagttaggctcctttgtccacggcatttcccagggaagactactagagagggttgccatttccttctccaggggatcttagccaaccagggattgaacccacattgcctgcgttggcaggcacattctttaccactgagccaccagggaagcccaatggttaTGTTACCTAACCTAACTGTGCTAGTCATTTTACTATATCTAATCATcaaattgtacaccttaaatttacacactATCgactcttgtggcagaaagtgaagaggaactaaaaagcctcttgatgaaagtgaaggaggagagtgaaaaagttggcttaaagctcaacattcagaaaactaagatcaaggcgtctggtcccatcacttcatgggaaatagatggggaaacagtggaaacagtgtcagactttattttggggggctcaaaaatcactgcagatggtgactgtagccatgaaattaaaagacacttgctccttagaaggaaagttatgaccatcctagatagcatattaaaaagcagagacattactttgccaacaaaggtccgtctagtcaaagctatggttttttcagttgtcaaatatggatgtaagagttggactgtgaagaaagctgaattccaaaaaattgatgcttttgcactgtggtgttggagaagactcttgagaatcccttggactgcaaggagatccaaccagtccatcctaaaggagaccagtcctgggtgttcattggaaggactgatgctgaagctgaaactccaatactttggccacctcatgcaaagagctgactcattggaaaagaccctgatgctgggagagattgggggcaggaggagaaagggatgacagaggatgagatggctggatggcatcactgactccgcggacatgagtttgagtaaactccaggagttggtgatggacagggaggcctggcgtgctgcgattcatggggtcgcagagaatcgaacacgactgagttactgaactgaactgaactgaatatgtcaattatatctcagtaaagctggggtGAGGGAGAAGAAACTCTGTAAGAATTACAGATACTTGACACTAACAAGAGAGTTCAACGAGTTgctatataaaatacacaaaagcatTTCTTTTTGTATGACAGGTCGTAAGTCTCCTCCTCTGTTATCTTCTAGAGGcttcaagtgaagtgaagttgctcaatgttcaactctttgcaaccccatggactgtagcctaccaggttcctctgtccatgggattttccaggcaagaatactggagtgggttgccatttccttctccaagagatctttccgacccagggatcgaatccaagtctcccacattgtaggcagaagctttaccatctgagccaccagggaagtctctctaaAGGCTTCACCTAGACACAAACATATTTCTGTATATCAGCAATGAACAGTcagaaaataagagtttagaccatttattcaacaaaactGGAAACATCCAATTACCAAACATCGAACCTAACATAAGATACACAGGACTGGCTGTGTTGTGAAAGAATCGCTAACACCAGTGAGTTGAGGGCTCCGCTGTATGCCTGCGAGGCATTTCTTTTCAGATCAGCTGGGAAGTGGGAGGAGTAAAGGgaaattttgttattattttaaaagataattcagGAATACTATTGACCAGGAATGTGGGTCGCTTCGACTGCAGCAGAGATTGTTGAGCAGTAATAGTCCCGGGGCTGTGGGTCTGAAGCAGTGGCAGGAAAAATGGGGATCTTGGCCCTGGACCAAGTAGAAGCTCTGGAGGAGGTGGGTGTGCTGGAGCCCGAGGTAGATTTCAAGCAGTTTCTGCTCCCAGGCATCAGCTGCCTGCTGGAGGACATCAAAGCGCTCAACTGAGAATCCAGGAGCGCATGTCTGAGGACCAGAAGCAAGTGGCGGGAGGTGGACCGTCTGCTCATCCAGATGAAAACACAGGTGGAGGCCTCAGAGCAGGGCACCTTGAATAGCATTCGGCCTCCCAATGGGGAGGCTGATGACAGAGTATCCGAGTTGTGCAAGAAGGCCAAGGGAAAAGGCAAGGAGGtggagacagaggctgagatgtcAACGGAACTGGTCTGGCGCATGGAGGAAAGCGACTTGCCCGGAAGGAGGGTCACAGTTCACAGGTGATGAACTCTGGTCAACGGGTAACATTGGGCTGACACCTTAAGGAAACTGACACAGcttattattttctctattttgtttctgTATGTTCTTCACCCCCATGTAACAGTGTCCTTTAGGGTCAGTGGTGGGTGACCTCCTTAGAGGTTTAGATTGTCAAATACATTTGgttcttaaaaaataacttttgtttGAGAAATACTCTAATAAGGGATATGGGGCTTAATAAATAGCTGTTTCAGTGGTCAGATTTATTTTGTTACTTTgttgagttttttaaatgttgggcACAGCCCAACAGTAGCTGTCACCCATGTGACCAGATTGTTTTAAGTGTATGTTGATGTTTATGTGTATCTACTTGGCTTACTGTTGCTTTTATGGAATTCAAAGAGCAGAttctagaaaatatattaaaattcagtGGACTCGCTTGATTCCGAAATGGCAATCAATGGAAAGGCAATGGACTAAGAATAGTGAGGGTACCCTTAAAGAAATTCATGGTGGGAGACCCTAGTCTACAAGACACTGATAGTTTCCCTCATGTGGCTGTAATGAAGACAAGAGAATATTAATGAAAGAATAGACAAAATAAGGGGATAAAATCAAGACTGTGGATTTATAGATTCCTGAATGACTAAGATAACACTTCTGAACCTTAGGAAAAGCAAAACTTTACAATAAATGTTGTTGAGAATATTGGTTATCCCCATTGGGGGTTGCTGGGTATGGAGGCAGGGGGAAATGGACTTGAATTCAATTACATACCATTCAGAAAAAACAGCTCCAGACGGATTGCAGATTTAAATGTGAAATACAGAACTCTGAAGCTTTTAGAAGATAAGATAGATGAATATATTCATGATCTAGGGTAGGAAAATACTTTATAACAAGACACCAAAAGTATCATCATAAaggaaaaatttataaattttgctACTTCAAGTTCATTAAAACACCCATAAGGAAGTACAAAGTAAGCCACAGAGTGAGAGACCAAGTATTTTGAATCACCTAAACAATTCTGCAAATcaacagcaataataataaaatctgggacttccctggtgatccattggttaagactctgtgcttccaatgcagagggcacaggtttgatccctggtcagggaactaagatcccaagtgccatatggtatcatcaaaaataaaataaatttaaaaataataataataataaattctggCAACCAAAAGGAAGATGGGGAAGAGATTTGAACAGCCACTTCACAAATTATGATAGTTAATAGCCAGTGACTATATGAGCATATGAGTTGAATAACTCTTCcttggtaactcagatggtaaagcatctgcctgcaatgtaggagacccgggttcaatccctgggttgggaagatcccctggagaaggaaatggcaacccactgcagtgctcttgcctggaaagtcccctggacagaggagccttgtagtctacagtccatggagtcgcaaacagttggacacaactgagcaacttcactttgactAATGTAACGTCAGGGGAAATGTAAACAAACACTATGTGAGATAACACTACTGTGACAAGAAATATTATATTTGGCTTCTGCCCTTAATTGCTGACACAGaactcctaaaacccttgtaatTTCCTGAATGACAGGAATAACAGGAGCATTTTTGTTATAATATTTGGCCTAAATCCCTGGTTC contains:
- the LOC133043092 gene encoding LOW QUALITY PROTEIN: MORF4 family-associated protein 1-like (The sequence of the model RefSeq protein was modified relative to this genomic sequence to represent the inferred CDS: substituted 1 base at 1 genomic stop codon), coding for MGILALDQVEALEEVGVLEPEVDFKQFLLPGISCLLEDIKALNXESRSACLRTRSKWREVDRLLIQMKTQVEASEQGTLNSIRPPNGEADDRVSELCKKAKGKGKEVETEAEMSTELVWRMEESDLPGRRVTVHR